One window of Dendropsophus ebraccatus isolate aDenEbr1 chromosome 13, aDenEbr1.pat, whole genome shotgun sequence genomic DNA carries:
- the LOC138771529 gene encoding unconventional myosin-Ie-like yields MGSKERYHWQTQNVRQSGVDDMVLLSKITEEAIMENLKKRYMDDFIFTYIGPVLISVNPFKQLPYFTEKEIEIYQGAAQYENPPHIYALADTMYRNMLIDGENQCVIISGESGAGKTVAAKYIMGYVSKVSGGGTKVQHVKDIILKSNPLLEAFGNAKTVRNNNSSRFGKYFEIQFSRGGEPDGGRISNFLLEKSRVVSQNTGERNFHIFYQLLEGVSAEDRENLGVTSPDYYFYLNQSAVYKVEDVSDKKEFAETMAAMDVVGLSHDAQASVLQIVGGILHLGNIGFRESGNYAVVESEDFLAFPAYLLGIDQSRLKEKLTSRKMDSKWGGKSEVIDVTLNVEQACFTRDALSKALYTRLFDYLVEAVNKAMQKDTEEYNIGVLDIYGFEIFQKNGFEQFCINFVNEKLQQIFIELTLKAEQEEYVQEGIQWNPIEYFNNKIVCDLIENKLSPPGIMSILDDVCATMHAKGEGADQTLLQKLQAAIGSHEHFNSWNKGFIIHHYAGKVSYTAEGFCERNRDVLFTDLIELMQSSEIPFIRNRFPENLNADKKGRPTTASSKIKKQANDLVQTLMKCTPHYIRCIKPNETKKPRDWEDSRVKHQVEYLGLRENIRVRRAGYAYRRIFKKFLNRYAILTRETWPEWRGDERKGVLHLLQSVNMDADQYQLGKTKVFIKAPESLFLLEEMRERKYDSYARVIQKAWRKHTAVRKYIRMREEASTIVLNKKERRRNSINRNFVGDYIGMDGRPELRQFVGRRERIDFAETVLKYDRRFKTLKRDLVLTPKFLYLIGREKVKQGPEKGQIKEVLKRKIELKDIQSVSLSSLQDDFLIIHEAQYDSVLESVFKTEFLSLLYKRYEERTQKKLPLRFSNQLEFKVKKEGWTPWGAAGSRQIQFQAGMDDVAVLKISGKALVVGIGPGLPSNSRPTRRDNRKSQYLDGRGRAAGRGAPAANGGNRNSRPRLTQTQRMSFTSRQSSVDQPSLPRQGASPRAKAPPVNMDLDFMNVPDQGVAGVLRRLSKEVKPVPGGGRAKPAPKPKPQPQLPRCRALYAYDAQDTDELSFNAEDILEIVREDSSGWWQGRIRGREGLFPGNYVEKI; encoded by the exons CGGGGAGAGTGGAGCCGGGAAAACTGTGGCAGCAAAGTACATCATGGGCTACGTCTCCAAAGTGTCCGGCGGAGGAACCAAGGTTCAG CACGTGAAGGACATCATTCTCAAGTCAAACCCCCTGCTGGAAGCGTTCGGGAACGCAAAGACCGTCCGCAACAACAACTCCAGCAGATTT GGTAAATACTTTGAGATCCAGTTCAGCCGTGGGGGGGAGCCGGACGGGGGGAGGATCTCTAACTTCCTCCTGGAGAAGTCTCGTGTTGTCAGTCAGAATACAGGAGAGAGGAACTTCCACATCTTCTACCAG TTGTTGGAAGGCGTCAGCGCTGAGGACCGGGAGAACCTGGGCGTCACCTCCCCCGATTATTACTTCTATCTCAACCAGTCGGCCGTCTACAAGGTGGAGGATGTCAGCGACAAGAAGGAGTTTGCAGAAACCATG GCGGCCATGGATGTGGTGGGGCTCTCCCATGATGCTCAGGCCTCGGTGCTGCAGATTGTAGGTGGGATCCTGCACCTGGGAAACATTGGCTTCCGGGAGAGCGGCAACTACGCCGTGGTGGAGAGCGAggact TTCTGGCTTTTCCGGCCTATCTTCTCGGCATCGACCAGTCTCGGTTAAAGGAGAAGCTGACCAGCCGTAAGATGGACAGTAAATGGGGAGGAAAGTCTGAGGTGATCGATGTGACGCTGAATGTCGAGCAAGCGTGTTTCACACGTGACGCCCTCTCTAAAGCTTTGTATACCCGACTCTTCGATTACCTGGTGGAG GCTGTGAATAAAGCGATGCAGAAGGACACTGAAGAATACAATATTGGGGTTCTAGATATTTATGGATTTGAGATATTTCAG AAAAACGGCTTTGAACAATTCTGTATTAATTTTGTGAATGAGAAGCTTCAGCAGATCTTCATAGAGCTGACACTGAAGGCTGAGCAG GAGGAGTATGTGCAGGAGGGAATCCAATGGAATCCAATAGAATACTTCAACAACAAGATTGTGTGTGACCTGATTGAGAATAAACTG AGCCCTCCGGGAATTATGAGCATCTTGGACGATGTGTGTGCTACAATGCATGCAAAGGGAGAGGGCGCAGACCAGACGCTGCTGCAGAAGCTCCAAGCGGCCATTGGGAGCCACGAGCACTTTAACAGCTGGAATAAAGGATTTATCATCCATCACTACGCAGGGAAG GTCTCGTATACGGCCGAGGGCTTTTGTGAGCGTAATAGAGATGTATTATTCACCGACCTGATTGAGCTGATGCAAAGCAGTGAAAT ACCTTTCATCAGAAATCGCTTCCCTGAAAATCTTAATGCAGATAAGAAAGGACGTCCAACCACGGCCAGCAGCAAGATAAAG AAACAAGCCAATGATTTGGTGCAAACGTTGATGAAGTGCACCCCCCACTACATACGCTGCATTAAGCCTAATGAGACAAAGAAACCACGCGACTGGGAGGATAGCAG AGTGAAACATCAGGTAGAATATTTAGGTCTTCGAGAGAACATTCGAGTGCGACGTGCAGGATATGCATATCGTAGAATCTTCAAGAAGTTTCTTAACCG GTATGCCATACTGACTCGGGAGACATGGCCAGAATGGAGAGGAGACGAGAGGAAAGGCGTCCTCCACCTGCTGCAGTCAGTGAACATGGACGCAGATCAGTACCAGCTTGGCAAAACCAAAGTGTTTATCAAAGCCCCTGAATCT CTCTTCCTGTTGGAAGAAATGAGGGAGAGGAAATATGACAGCTACGCACGTGTTATTCAGAAAGCCTGGCGCAAGCACACTGCTGTACGCAAGTACATCCGCATGAGGGAGGAAG CTTCCACTATCGTCCTGAACAAGAAGGAAAGACGGAGAAACAGCATTAACAGGAACTTTGTAGGGGATTACATCGGGATGGACGGACGGCCTGAGTTGCGCCAATTTGTGGGGCGCAGGGAAAGGATTGATTTTGCTGAAACAGTATTGAAGTATGATCGACGTTTCAAG ACGCTAAAGCGAGACCTGGTGTTGACTCCCAAATTCCTGTATCTGATTGGTCGAGAGAAAGTGAAACAAGGACCAGAGAAAGGGCAAATAAAAGAAGTTCTGAAGAGGAAGATAGAGCTGAAGGATATCCAGTCCGTGTCTTTAAG TTCGCTGCAGGATGACTTCCTTATCATTCATGAGGCGCAGTATGACAGCGTCCTGGAGAGCGTCTTTAAAACAGAGTTTCTCAGCCTTCTGTACAAGCGATATGAAGAGAGGACGCAGAAGAAGCTACCTCTGAGATTCAGCAACCA ACTGGAGTTTAAGGTGAAGAAAGAAGGGTGGACACCCTGGGGAGCAGCCGGATCTCGACAAATCCAGTTCCAGGCAGGAATGGATGATGTAGCAGTTCTAAAAATATCCGGAAAGGCCCTGGTGGTTGGCATTGGCCCTGGATTACCCTCAAACTCTA GACCTACCCGAAGGGATAACCGAAAGAGTCAGTACCTTGATGGTCGGGGTAGAGCTGCAGGCCGTG GAGCACCAGCAGCCAATGGAGGCAACAGGAACTCCCGCCCCCGACTGACACAAACTCAGAGAATGTCCTTCACGTCCCGACAGAGCAGCGTGGACCAGCCAAGCTTGCCTAGACAAGGGGCCAGTCCTAGGGCCAAAGCGCCACCCGTAAACATGGACTTGGACTTCATGAACGTCCCTGATCAGGGAGTGGCAGG AGTCCTCAGGAGGCTTTCCAAGGAAGTGAAACCGGTACCTGGTGGTGGAAGAGCCAAGCCAGCACCTAAACCAAAGCCCCAGCCCCAACTCCCCCGCTGCCGTGCGCTTTATGCCTACGATGCACAGGACACAGATGAACTTAGCTTCAATGCAGAGGATATCCTGGAGATTGTCCGAGAGG ATTCTTCTGGTTGGTGGCAAGGCAGAATCCGAGGACGGGAAGGTCTGTTTCCAGGGAATTATGTGGAGAAGATCTGA